Proteins encoded within one genomic window of Glycine soja cultivar W05 chromosome 1, ASM419377v2, whole genome shotgun sequence:
- the LOC114413101 gene encoding uncharacterized protein LOC114413101, with translation MEVLTLNHHPQSLRASFHYSLTLSTTSSIFFNPHHSSSVVASLSDPDPKSLQFFNPLRKVPSFVTVTAASAAFLFLGFCRNGFIKKSLSSVVSIQEGLDGKGMLEEEEPVVLHLKLKKRVPIVHDFKKTRIADEEAWQVLKAEVFNSSERFEFAKVRFEEMLEKERKAFHDCVLEHLERIDECKTLLKEIKVAMDRCEKKNTNLKCSLRFFSKVVAHVRVLEANMLHALKYYKELDKD, from the coding sequence ATGGAGGTTCTTACTCTGAATCACCATCCACAGTCTCTACGTGCATCATTTCACTATTCACTAACACTATCAACCACttcttctatctttttcaaTCCCCATCATTCATCTTCTGTTGTGGCTTCCTTGTCCGACCCAGATCCCAAATCTCTTCAATTCTTCAACCCTCTTCGCAAAGTTCCCTCCTTTGTTACCGTAACTGCAGCATCGGCGGCGTTTCTCTTTCTGGGTTTTTGTCGCAATGGGTTTATCAAGAAGTCGCTGTCATCCGTGGTTTCCATCCAAGAAGGGTTGGATGGGAAGGGAATgcttgaagaagaagaacctGTGGTTTTGCATTTGAAGCTCAAAAAGAGAGTCCCTATTGTGCACGATTTCAAGAAAACGAGAATCGCAGATGAAGAGGCTTGGCAAGTGTTGAAAGCTGAGGTTTTTAACTCCAGCGAGAGATTTGAGTTTGCGAAGGTTAGATTTGAAGAGATGTTGGAGAAGGAGCGAAAAGCCTTCCATGATTGTGTTCTCGAACACCTGGAAAGGATTGATGAATGTAAGACCCTGTTGAAGGAAATCAAAGTGGCAATGGACAGATGTGAgaagaaaaacacaaatttaaagtGTTCCCTCAGGTTCTTCTCCAAGGTTGTTGCTCATGTAAGGGTCTTGGAGGCAAACATGCTTCATGCTTTGAAGTACTATAAGGAGCTTGACAAAGATTAA